Proteins encoded by one window of Eremothecium cymbalariae DBVPG#7215 chromosome 1, complete sequence:
- a CDS encoding SelT/SelW/SelH family protein (similar to Ashbya gossypii ABR242W), with protein sequence MPYPKVSIIFCTRCKWNLRSAWYLQELLQTFGDSLGEVSLIPGSTGIFKVLGYLNQDQETAETPIVIWDRKANGGFPDSKFLKQKVKELLFVEDKKVELGHHIKRDSANDGNLHGGTLVQEGSRENFCIKESDCDECNV encoded by the coding sequence ATGCCCTATCCTAAAGTTAGCATAATTTTTTGTACCAGGTGTAAATGGAATTTAAGAAGTGCCTGGTATTTGCAGGAGTTGCTACAAACATTTGGCGATTCTTTGGGTGAGGTGTCCCTAATTCCAGGTTCTACAGGAATATTTAAAGTTCTTGGCTACCTAAATCAAGACCAAGAGACTGCAGAAACACCGATCGTAATTTGGGATCGTAAAGCTAATGGTGGGTTCCCTGACAGCAAATTTTTAAAGCAGAAAGTGAAAGAGCTACTATTTGTAGAAGACAAGAAAGTGGAATTAGGGCATCACATTAAAAGAGATTCTGCTAACGATGGCAACTTGCACGGCGGAACTCTTGTGCAAGAAGGTTCAAGAGAAAACTTTTGTATCAAGGAAAGCGATTGTGATGAATGTAATGTGTAG